The Solibacillus sp. FSL W7-1464 genome contains a region encoding:
- a CDS encoding DUF2382 domain-containing protein, whose translation METNNNKLYGIYDNEAELQAEMDRLRAQGYGEEDMYIVSNRNDQLSMYRNSKGYSTNTDGYDTDHNEGSWWDRFKAFMMGEDLVRDQHFTQMGISEDERNRYYDELQAGKYLLYVDRDYGTYFDEGTKNYGVNNHYERDYEKTDEERLALHEERLQVDKKRVQTGEVQVDKHVVEDHQTIEVPVEHEEVYVERRPVNEDATLNANGKLHDGITHAYEESGKIHIPVTEEQVEVTKKDVVTEEIVVGKRKVTDTETVSDTVRREEADIKDTTNTTNHLNDLDHLDDDPLKRTNRGL comes from the coding sequence ATGGAAACAAATAATAACAAATTATATGGTATTTATGATAATGAAGCGGAATTACAGGCGGAAATGGATCGCCTTCGTGCACAAGGCTACGGTGAGGAAGATATGTACATCGTATCGAATCGCAATGATCAACTATCGATGTACCGAAACTCAAAAGGTTACAGCACTAATACGGATGGTTATGACACTGATCATAACGAAGGTTCTTGGTGGGACCGCTTTAAAGCATTCATGATGGGTGAAGATCTGGTACGTGACCAGCACTTTACACAAATGGGCATCTCGGAAGATGAACGAAACCGTTATTATGATGAATTACAGGCCGGGAAATATTTATTGTATGTAGATAGAGACTACGGTACTTATTTTGATGAAGGTACGAAAAATTACGGTGTGAATAATCATTACGAGCGTGATTATGAGAAAACGGATGAAGAACGTTTAGCGCTTCATGAAGAACGCTTGCAAGTAGATAAAAAACGCGTACAAACGGGTGAGGTACAAGTCGACAAACATGTAGTAGAAGACCATCAAACAATTGAAGTGCCGGTGGAGCATGAGGAAGTCTATGTGGAAAGACGCCCGGTTAATGAAGACGCAACGCTTAATGCAAATGGGAAACTTCATGATGGCATCACACATGCCTATGAAGAAAGTGGCAAAATCCATATTCCGGTAACAGAAGAACAAGTGGAAGTTACGAAGAAAGATGTCGTTACGGAAGAAATCGTAGTCGGCAAACGAAAAGTAACGGATACAGAAACGGTTTCAGACACGGTTCGCCGTGAAGAAGCGGACATTAAGGATACGACTAATACTACGAACCATTTAAATGACTTAGACCATTTGGATGATGATCCGTTGAAACGTACAAACCGCGGATTATAA
- a CDS encoding recombinase family protein — MTVYGYARVSTKGQELEVQIEALEKENVEYIYKEKFTGTSTDRPQLQELLETLQAGDKLIVTKLDRLARNTKEGIDLIEQLFKKDIKVHVLNVGLLENTSMGRFFLTTLLAVAEMERNMIIERTQEGKAIAKQNPNYREGRKPTYSKAQLDHAMKLKETHSFSQVEEITGISMSTLKREARKRKAEKLVQEVE, encoded by the coding sequence ATGACAGTTTATGGGTATGCTCGTGTATCAACTAAAGGTCAGGAACTAGAGGTGCAGATTGAAGCCCTAGAGAAAGAGAACGTGGAATATATCTACAAAGAAAAGTTCACAGGAACATCTACAGACAGACCACAGCTACAAGAACTTTTAGAGACGTTGCAAGCAGGAGATAAGTTGATAGTAACTAAGCTAGACCGTTTAGCACGTAACACCAAAGAAGGTATTGACCTAATCGAACAATTATTTAAGAAAGATATTAAAGTCCATGTGCTGAATGTAGGTTTATTAGAGAACACGAGTATGGGGAGATTTTTCCTAACAACATTGCTTGCAGTTGCCGAAATGGAGCGCAATATGATTATTGAACGTACACAGGAAGGTAAGGCAATAGCCAAACAGAATCCGAACTATCGTGAAGGTAGAAAACCTACATATTCAAAAGCACAGCTAGACCATGCAATGAAGCTGAAAGAAACACATTCGTTCTCGCAGGTGGAGGAAATCACAGGTATTAGCATGAGTACCTTGAAACGTGAAGCTAGGAAGCGAAAAGCTGAGAAATTAGTACAGGAAGTTGAATAG
- a CDS encoding Rha family transcriptional regulator: MLFCCQGIAKAELLIIEPIQKQHNDMQVINHEGQFVIDSRDVAEMVEREHYDVLKDIRKIIEHLSTERNFALSEYFMDSSYQDSTGRLLSCYQLTKKGCELFSTRMTGAKGTMFAVAYIEKFNEMEQQIQTPMIVNLFMIADPIERAKLWIQEEQQEKMLIETKFQEQVIVIEQKQEQMKAL; encoded by the coding sequence ATGCTTTTTTGCTGTCAAGGCATTGCTAAAGCCGAACTATTAATTATTGAACCTATCCAAAAGCAACATAATGATATGCAAGTTATTAACCACGAAGGACAGTTTGTGATTGATAGTCGAGATGTTGCTGAGATGGTTGAGCGTGAACACTACGATGTGCTGAAAGATATTCGTAAGATTATTGAGCATTTATCTACTGAGCGCAATTTTGCGCTCAGTGAATATTTTATGGATTCATCGTATCAAGATAGCACTGGACGCTTATTAAGTTGCTACCAACTAACGAAAAAAGGTTGTGAACTATTCTCAACTCGTATGACAGGTGCTAAAGGAACAATGTTCGCTGTGGCTTATATTGAGAAGTTCAACGAGATGGAGCAACAAATACAAACACCAATGATTGTAAACTTATTTATGATTGCAGACCCAATTGAACGTGCTAAGTTGTGGATTCAAGAGGAACAACAAGAGAAGATGTTAATTGAGACAAAGTTTCAAGAGCAAGTAATCGTGATTGAACAGAAGCAAGAGCAGATGAAGGCATTGTGA
- a CDS encoding tyrosine-type recombinase/integrase, which yields MVRIIELIDDFKLNQEIIGRKTKYVEMCIWRLKRWQEFMEAVCDVVDVEAVEPIHIKKYVQYRQKLGNEKAITLNNNIATLKVFFNYLIEEEYLEEKNNPMRRIKSLKEAKRVILTFNDAEVKRIINDVKEETYSNIRDKLILIMLFDTGIRVSELCDIKVCDISMRHILIHGKGSKQRLVYISKTMRKYMRKFEEAKKERFKRKESHEIEDYYFLDQCAKQLHRSRINKILKEHCDNVGVREEVRCSPHDCRHYFAQKQLRNGIDVYSLSRLLGHFDTQETTKYLRGLEQDSILEIGRLHSPLNDIGI from the coding sequence ATGGTCAGAATTATTGAACTGATTGATGATTTCAAATTGAATCAAGAAATTATTGGTCGTAAAACAAAGTATGTAGAGATGTGTATTTGGCGGTTGAAGCGTTGGCAGGAGTTTATGGAAGCCGTATGTGATGTAGTAGATGTGGAAGCGGTAGAACCGATACACATTAAGAAGTACGTTCAGTACCGTCAGAAACTAGGGAATGAGAAAGCAATCACGCTGAACAACAATATCGCAACGCTCAAGGTGTTTTTCAACTATCTAATTGAAGAAGAATACCTTGAAGAAAAGAACAATCCAATGCGCAGAATCAAAAGTTTGAAAGAGGCAAAGCGTGTCATTCTAACCTTTAATGACGCAGAAGTAAAACGTATCATTAACGATGTGAAGGAAGAAACGTACTCTAATATACGTGACAAACTGATTTTAATTATGCTCTTTGACACAGGCATACGAGTTAGTGAGTTGTGTGACATTAAGGTTTGTGACATTTCAATGCGTCACATTCTAATTCATGGTAAGGGTTCTAAGCAACGTCTAGTGTACATTAGCAAGACCATGAGGAAATATATGCGGAAGTTTGAAGAAGCCAAGAAGGAGCGTTTTAAGCGGAAAGAGAGCCATGAGATTGAGGACTATTACTTCCTAGACCAATGTGCCAAGCAATTGCACCGTTCACGCATCAATAAGATTTTAAAAGAGCATTGTGACAATGTGGGGGTACGTGAGGAAGTTAGATGTTCACCGCACGACTGTAGGCATTACTTTGCTCAGAAACAACTAAGGAATGGAATTGACGTTTATAGTTTAAGTCGGCTATTGGGACATTTTGATACGCAGGAAACTACCAAGTACCTTAGAGGGCTAGAGCAGGATAGCATACTTGAAATTGGACGTTTGCATAGTCCGTTGAATGATATAGGAATTTAA
- the guaA gene encoding glutamine-hydrolyzing GMP synthase, translating to MVSTPLLKEQEKIVVLDFGSQFNQLITRRIREFGVFSELHPHTITAEEIKEMNAVGIVFSGGPNSVYDESAFHVDPAIFELGLPILGICYGMQLMAHTQGGKVEGAATREYGKAEINITSDNKLFAELPKDQVVWMSHGDHVTAVPEGFEVIATSPACSIAAMADASRKFYAVQFHPEVRHSVYGNDLLKNFVFNVCEAKGDWSMANFIEIEISKIREQVGDKQVLCALSGGVDSSVVAVLIHKAIGDQLTCMFVDHNLNRKGEVEQVMKTFTEDFDMKLIKIDARERFMNKLAGVSDPEQKRKIIGNEFIYVFDEESSKLKDMDFLAQGTLYTDIIESGTATAQTIKSHHNVGGLPEDMKFELIEPLNTLFKDEVRALGLELGLPEEVVWRQPFPGPGLGIRVLGEVTEEKLEIVREADYILREEIKKAGLERDIWQYFAVLPDIRSVGVMGDGRTYDYAVGIRGVTSIDGMTSDWARIPYDVLEKISVRIVNEVKHVNRVLYDITSKPPATIEWE from the coding sequence ATAGTGTCAACTCCTTTGTTAAAAGAGCAAGAAAAGATTGTCGTTCTTGATTTCGGTAGTCAGTTCAACCAATTAATCACTCGTCGTATTCGTGAATTCGGTGTATTTTCGGAATTACATCCACATACGATTACTGCTGAAGAAATTAAAGAAATGAATGCTGTAGGTATCGTATTCTCAGGTGGCCCAAACTCCGTATATGATGAATCGGCATTCCATGTAGATCCAGCTATTTTTGAATTAGGTTTACCGATTTTAGGTATTTGTTATGGCATGCAGTTAATGGCCCACACACAAGGCGGGAAAGTGGAAGGCGCAGCAACTCGTGAATACGGGAAAGCTGAAATTAACATTACTTCGGATAATAAATTATTTGCGGAACTACCAAAAGATCAGGTTGTATGGATGAGCCATGGTGACCATGTAACAGCGGTTCCGGAAGGTTTTGAAGTAATTGCGACAAGTCCGGCATGTTCGATTGCGGCAATGGCTGATGCTTCTCGTAAATTTTATGCAGTGCAATTCCACCCGGAAGTACGCCACTCTGTATACGGAAATGATTTGCTGAAAAACTTCGTATTCAATGTTTGTGAAGCAAAAGGCGACTGGTCTATGGCAAACTTCATTGAAATCGAAATTTCGAAAATCCGTGAGCAAGTTGGTGACAAGCAAGTACTTTGTGCATTATCAGGCGGTGTTGATTCATCTGTAGTAGCAGTGTTAATCCACAAAGCAATCGGTGACCAATTAACTTGTATGTTCGTAGATCACAACTTAAACCGTAAAGGTGAAGTTGAGCAAGTTATGAAAACTTTCACTGAAGACTTCGATATGAAACTGATCAAAATTGATGCTCGTGAGCGTTTTATGAATAAACTTGCCGGTGTTTCAGACCCTGAGCAAAAACGTAAAATTATCGGTAACGAGTTCATCTACGTATTTGATGAAGAATCATCAAAGCTGAAAGATATGGATTTCTTAGCGCAAGGTACGCTTTACACAGATATTATTGAATCTGGTACAGCAACTGCCCAAACAATTAAATCACACCACAATGTTGGTGGTTTACCGGAAGATATGAAGTTCGAATTAATCGAACCGTTAAATACACTATTCAAAGACGAAGTACGTGCTTTAGGCCTTGAGTTAGGTCTGCCTGAAGAAGTTGTATGGCGTCAGCCTTTCCCAGGTCCTGGCCTAGGAATCCGTGTACTTGGTGAAGTAACGGAGGAAAAACTGGAAATCGTTCGTGAAGCAGACTACATCCTGCGTGAAGAAATCAAAAAAGCCGGACTTGAACGCGACATTTGGCAATACTTCGCTGTATTACCAGACATCCGTTCAGTAGGTGTAATGGGCGATGGCCGTACGTACGATTACGCAGTCGGTATCCGTGGTGTAACATCAATCGACGGCATGACTTCTGACTGGGCACGTATCCCTTACGATGTATTGGAGAAAATTTCTGTTCGTATCGTAAACGAAGTAAAGCACGTAAACCGCGTGCTGTATGACATCACTTCTAAGCCACCAGCAACGATTGAGTGGGAGTGA
- a CDS encoding DUF4129 domain-containing transglutaminase family protein, whose protein sequence is MRRSTAEKIELAIFYFIIFLILREWLVPVMELTNTGYFMQFVLFVGLCLLLGIFTLPFIFNWLIKLAYITWFIVSVYNDKALPTMQFLSGELKYNLDVLLAGEWIYVSDPFRTSLFFILIWMLIYLIQHWVSVRYSIYYFLLLTVFFIGTLDTFTAYDGTEAIIKVMLLGLVLTSLLFIKRLMQAAEMQKDWMNYLKYATPIVIFVMLAGIVATIMPKAEPQWSDPVPYVKSIAGISGNGSQSVATVGYGENDERLGGPFAGDNTLVYEIKTPIRQYWRVETKDVYTSKGWEQSSDESEQQTLQLSDPLPLSITPGSKEPQSVEVQAVNEDYLFLLQAYGVTSYDLDGTHTGLRYNTGNEKILPLINSDVIAPASYEMTFQQPEYSYVALKGTSSSTGSNPRYLQLPDKLPQRVTDLTHEITDMYDSVYDKARAIESYFARSGFQYETTNVQVPAADQDYVDQFLFETRLGYCDNFSTSMVVMLRSIGIQARWVKGFSSGERIASQDGMLTYQVTNNDAHSWVEAYIDGIGWMPFEPTIGFSNPMNINYDVDFEAPEEEQLPEMEEPETPQPDLEEQDTTKQSTNSTNGIDWSKFKWVLYVLLALVVIGLIIVWKKRGQWQPKLAVQMNRSKLEKAATFEEAYFVLLKQLERIHLKRGQDETLQQFAMRVDRQLETTKMSELTAFYERLIYAKKNNQMNTAEMKEIWEYLINRTSG, encoded by the coding sequence ATGAGACGCAGCACAGCCGAAAAAATAGAACTCGCAATTTTTTATTTTATTATTTTTCTGATTTTACGGGAATGGCTAGTGCCGGTTATGGAATTGACGAACACCGGCTACTTTATGCAGTTTGTATTATTCGTAGGGCTATGTTTACTGCTGGGAATATTTACACTGCCCTTTATTTTTAATTGGCTCATTAAATTGGCTTACATTACGTGGTTCATAGTCAGTGTGTATAACGATAAGGCATTGCCGACGATGCAATTTCTATCGGGAGAATTGAAATATAATTTGGATGTACTGCTTGCGGGGGAATGGATTTATGTAAGTGACCCATTCCGGACGAGCCTGTTTTTCATCTTGATCTGGATGCTCATTTATTTAATTCAGCATTGGGTAAGTGTGCGCTACAGCATTTACTATTTCCTGCTGCTTACAGTATTTTTTATCGGGACACTCGATACTTTTACTGCATACGATGGCACAGAGGCGATTATAAAAGTAATGCTGCTAGGTCTTGTGCTTACTTCTTTACTGTTTATAAAACGGCTTATGCAGGCAGCGGAAATGCAAAAAGATTGGATGAACTACTTGAAGTATGCGACTCCGATTGTTATTTTTGTCATGTTGGCCGGTATTGTTGCAACAATTATGCCGAAAGCAGAGCCGCAATGGTCAGATCCGGTGCCTTATGTAAAAAGCATTGCAGGTATTAGCGGTAATGGGAGTCAATCGGTTGCAACAGTTGGTTACGGGGAAAATGATGAGCGACTGGGCGGACCGTTTGCAGGTGACAATACGCTTGTCTATGAAATAAAAACACCAATCCGTCAATATTGGCGTGTGGAGACGAAGGACGTTTATACGTCTAAAGGTTGGGAACAATCGAGCGATGAGTCAGAGCAGCAAACACTTCAGTTATCAGATCCGCTGCCGCTTTCAATCACACCTGGAAGTAAAGAGCCCCAGTCGGTGGAAGTACAGGCTGTAAATGAAGATTATTTGTTTCTATTACAGGCTTATGGAGTAACATCCTATGATTTGGACGGGACGCATACCGGGCTAAGATATAATACTGGAAATGAGAAAATTTTACCGCTTATTAACAGTGATGTGATTGCACCTGCCTCATACGAAATGACTTTCCAACAGCCGGAATATAGTTATGTTGCTTTAAAAGGTACATCATCTTCAACAGGAAGTAACCCGCGCTATTTACAGCTTCCGGATAAGCTGCCGCAGCGTGTAACGGATTTAACGCATGAAATTACGGATATGTATGACAGTGTTTATGACAAGGCACGGGCAATTGAAAGTTATTTTGCGCGTAGCGGCTTTCAATATGAAACGACAAATGTACAAGTACCGGCAGCGGACCAAGATTATGTAGACCAGTTTTTGTTTGAAACAAGGCTTGGCTATTGTGATAATTTTTCTACTTCAATGGTTGTCATGCTACGTTCGATAGGGATTCAGGCACGTTGGGTAAAAGGTTTTTCAAGCGGAGAACGAATCGCTTCGCAAGACGGTATGCTTACGTATCAAGTGACGAATAATGATGCCCATTCATGGGTTGAAGCGTATATCGACGGTATTGGCTGGATGCCTTTTGAGCCGACAATCGGGTTTAGCAATCCGATGAATATTAACTATGATGTGGATTTCGAAGCTCCGGAAGAAGAGCAGTTACCTGAAATGGAAGAACCGGAAACACCACAGCCGGATTTGGAAGAGCAAGATACAACTAAGCAATCAACTAACAGTACAAATGGAATCGACTGGTCAAAATTTAAATGGGTGCTGTACGTATTATTGGCACTTGTTGTAATTGGCTTAATTATTGTCTGGAAAAAACGCGGGCAATGGCAGCCAAAACTTGCTGTCCAAATGAACCGTTCAAAATTAGAAAAAGCGGCAACATTTGAAGAAGCTTACTTTGTATTGTTAAAACAATTGGAGCGCATTCATTTAAAACGAGGGCAGGACGAAACGCTGCAACAGTTTGCAATGCGTGTCGATCGACAGTTGGAAACGACGAAAATGAGTGAGTTGACGGCATTTTATGAGCGCCTTATTTATGCAAAAAAGAACAATCAAATGAACACAGCTGAAATGAAAGAAATTTGGGAATATTTAATCAATCGTACGAGTGGTTGA
- a CDS encoding DUF58 domain-containing protein — protein MKGIKQFLKHGGRLITVVSLLIITYCYAMFQGGFVSWFVFFTILPFLVYSILLAIIPIRFKEISRTLSKERIERGSDVQVTVTFRNTSWFPFVFMMVRELPMREEHFEKPNGNVTKLFLVGWKREFKWTYELKELKRGEHHFRGLLFTCTDFFGWTIRNVVINHPQLFLVYPKVSDVKLLPIGMQYDQGTSQSRYSLIKDTTVATGVREYVPGDRFSWIHWKSFAKNGELRTKEFEDQKSQNTFVLIDRAVQKSFDDVVDYTASYIKKIVKKQGDISFLSVGIDRYFTPVIKTGKQYEKVLQHLATVEPDAQFGVERLLFEEQKMMSRSVVVVITGEMTPELQEVLNAGTKYARKIICFVVSDQKDPVPHISQNNEVHYIGMDELQRKYSEVKHA, from the coding sequence ATGAAGGGAATCAAGCAGTTTCTGAAGCATGGCGGACGTTTAATTACTGTTGTTTCGTTACTTATTATTACGTATTGCTATGCAATGTTCCAAGGGGGCTTTGTTAGCTGGTTTGTTTTCTTCACGATTCTGCCGTTTTTGGTCTATTCGATTTTACTGGCGATTATCCCGATACGTTTTAAAGAAATATCCCGGACTTTATCGAAAGAACGAATTGAACGTGGGAGCGATGTCCAAGTTACTGTAACATTCCGGAATACGAGCTGGTTTCCGTTTGTTTTCATGATGGTGCGAGAACTGCCGATGAGGGAGGAGCACTTTGAAAAGCCGAACGGAAATGTAACGAAACTATTTTTGGTTGGGTGGAAACGAGAGTTTAAGTGGACGTATGAATTGAAGGAGTTAAAACGCGGGGAGCATCATTTTAGAGGATTGCTGTTTACATGTACGGACTTTTTTGGATGGACAATACGGAATGTAGTAATAAATCATCCGCAGTTATTTTTAGTCTATCCGAAAGTATCCGACGTCAAATTATTGCCGATTGGAATGCAATATGACCAGGGTACAAGTCAATCCCGCTATTCTTTGATCAAGGATACAACGGTTGCGACAGGTGTGCGCGAATATGTACCGGGGGACCGCTTTTCCTGGATTCACTGGAAGTCATTTGCGAAAAATGGTGAACTGCGTACGAAGGAATTTGAAGATCAGAAATCACAAAATACATTTGTGCTAATCGATCGCGCAGTACAGAAGAGCTTTGATGATGTTGTCGATTACACGGCGTCTTATATAAAGAAAATTGTAAAAAAACAGGGCGATATTTCTTTTTTGAGTGTTGGGATTGACCGGTATTTTACGCCGGTAATTAAGACAGGCAAACAATATGAAAAGGTGCTGCAGCATTTAGCGACAGTTGAACCGGATGCGCAGTTTGGTGTCGAACGTCTGTTGTTTGAAGAACAAAAAATGATGAGCCGCTCTGTTGTGGTCGTCATAACAGGTGAAATGACCCCGGAACTGCAAGAAGTATTGAATGCCGGAACGAAATATGCCCGTAAAATTATTTGCTTTGTCGTAAGTGATCAAAAAGATCCGGTGCCGCATATAAGCCAGAATAATGAAGTGCACTATATCGGTATGGATGAATTGCAGCGCAAGTATTCGGAGGTGAAGCACGCATGA
- a CDS encoding AAA family ATPase: MNEQIEGIIRNIEKVMIGKREIAELSIVSLLAGGHVLLEDVPGVGKTMMVRALSKSLGASFKRIQFTPDLLPSDVIGVSIYNPKSLQFEFRPGPIVGNIVLADEINRTSPKTQAALLESMEEGSITVDGETIQLPKPFFVMATQNPIEYEGTYPLPEAQLDRFLLKIKMGYPTKEEEIEVLNRAERSVPIDDLFPVLTIEQLNDLREQVKQVHVENNIKEYIVSIAQHTRHHENVYLGVSPRASIALMRAAQSYAFMKGRDYVIPDDIQYLAKFVFGHRIILKAETRYEGITEEKVIESVLRYVHVPVKRYAQ; encoded by the coding sequence ATGAATGAGCAGATCGAAGGAATAATCAGAAATATCGAAAAAGTTATGATAGGAAAAAGAGAGATTGCCGAGCTAAGTATTGTTTCATTATTAGCAGGAGGGCATGTATTACTGGAAGACGTGCCGGGCGTGGGGAAAACGATGATGGTACGTGCGCTTTCAAAGTCTTTAGGTGCAAGTTTTAAACGTATTCAATTTACACCGGATTTATTACCCTCTGATGTAATTGGCGTTTCAATATATAATCCGAAATCATTGCAGTTTGAGTTCCGTCCGGGGCCGATTGTCGGCAATATTGTACTGGCGGATGAAATTAACCGTACGTCACCAAAAACACAGGCCGCTTTATTGGAAAGTATGGAAGAGGGGTCTATTACGGTAGACGGTGAAACAATTCAACTGCCGAAACCTTTCTTTGTAATGGCAACACAAAACCCGATTGAATATGAAGGGACATACCCGCTTCCGGAAGCGCAGCTGGACCGATTTTTACTGAAAATAAAAATGGGCTATCCGACGAAGGAAGAGGAAATTGAAGTGCTAAATCGGGCTGAAAGATCGGTTCCGATTGATGACCTTTTCCCGGTACTGACAATTGAACAGTTGAATGATTTAAGGGAACAAGTAAAACAAGTACATGTAGAAAACAATATTAAAGAATATATCGTGTCGATCGCACAACATACACGTCATCACGAAAACGTGTATTTAGGTGTAAGTCCCCGTGCTTCCATCGCATTGATGCGTGCCGCGCAAAGCTATGCCTTTATGAAAGGGAGAGACTATGTCATCCCGGACGATATTCAATATTTAGCGAAATTCGTTTTCGGCCACCGGATTATTTTAAAAGCAGAAACACGCTATGAAGGAATTACGGAAGAAAAAGTGATTGAAAGTGTTCTTCGTTATGTCCATGTTCCTGTTAAAAGGTATGCACAGTAA
- the nadE gene encoding ammonia-dependent NAD(+) synthetase — MLQQQIIEELKVQPTIDVEEEIRKSIDFLKEYAKHHPFLKGFVLGISGGQDSTLTGKLAQMAVDELNEEAGASDYSFWAVRLPYGKQFDEKDCQDALDFIKPTKVYTVNIKNAVDASVNALLEAGITLSDFAKGNEKARERMKVQYSIAASNDGVVLGTDHAAEAVTGFYTKYGDGGTDLMPIFRLNKRQGRAILKHLNCPVHLYEKIPTADLEENRPALPDEVALGVTYEQIDDYLEGKEIPEQAREKLEGHYLRSMHKRHMPITIFDDFWKQ, encoded by the coding sequence ATGTTGCAACAACAAATTATTGAAGAGTTAAAAGTACAGCCGACAATCGATGTAGAAGAGGAAATCCGTAAGTCTATTGATTTTTTAAAGGAATACGCAAAACATCATCCTTTCTTGAAAGGATTTGTGCTCGGTATTAGCGGTGGGCAAGATTCAACGTTAACGGGTAAGCTTGCGCAAATGGCTGTCGATGAACTAAATGAAGAAGCGGGAGCATCCGATTACTCGTTCTGGGCGGTAAGATTACCTTATGGCAAACAATTCGATGAAAAAGATTGCCAAGATGCACTCGATTTCATTAAACCGACAAAAGTTTATACGGTTAATATTAAAAATGCTGTAGATGCAAGCGTAAATGCGCTTTTGGAAGCAGGAATTACATTAAGTGATTTTGCAAAAGGAAATGAGAAAGCGCGTGAACGAATGAAGGTACAATATTCGATTGCAGCATCGAATGATGGTGTCGTACTTGGCACAGATCATGCTGCAGAAGCCGTAACTGGCTTTTATACGAAGTATGGCGATGGCGGCACGGATTTAATGCCGATTTTCCGTTTAAATAAACGCCAAGGCCGGGCAATTTTAAAGCATTTAAACTGTCCTGTACATTTATATGAAAAAATTCCGACAGCTGATTTAGAGGAAAACCGCCCTGCACTGCCGGATGAAGTAGCGCTTGGTGTTACGTACGAGCAAATTGATGATTATTTGGAAGGCAAGGAAATACCCGAGCAGGCACGTGAAAAGCTTGAAGGACATTACTTGCGCTCGATGCATAAACGTCATATGCCGATTACAATTTTCGATGATTTTTGGAAACAATAA